In Anaerolineae bacterium, the sequence CGCCGGCATCCACGAAAAGCCGGCCCAGTTCGAGCATTTCTTCCGCAGTTATCCGGACTACGGCGCCCACCAGGCCGGCTTCTGCATCAACGCCGGCCTGCAGTGGCTGTTGGACTGGATGGAAGAGGCCCGCTTCCGCGATGAGGACATCGCCTGCCTGCGCAGTCAGAGAGGGCGCACCGGCAAGCCCCTCTTCGCCGAGGACTTCCTGCGCTGGCTCGCCGGCCGGCGGCCCATGGATTACCTCACCATCCGCGCCATCCCCGAGGGCCGCGTCGTCCACCCGAATGTCCCCCTCACCGTGGTCGAGGGGCCGCTGGCCATGGCACAACTGCTGGAGACGCCCCTGCTGAACTTCCTGAATTTTCAGACCCTCATCGCCACCAAGGCCGCCCGGGTGCGGGAAAGCTGTGGCGTCCAGGTCGTGATGGAGTTCGGCCTGCGGCGCGGGCCAGAGCGCGGCTCCAATGCCGGCGCACGCGCTGCCCTCATCGGCGGCGCGGATTTCACCTCCAACGTGGGCATCTCCCACGTGCTCGGCTATCCCCCCAAGGGCACGCACGCCCACAGCATGGTGCAGGCCTTCATCGCCCTCGGGGCCAGCGAGCTGGATGCCTTCCGCGCCTTCGCCGAAGTGTACCCGGATGACTGCATCCTCCTGGTGGACACCATCAACACGCTGGAGAGCGGCGTGCCCAACGCTATCCGCGTCTTCGAGGAACTGCGCC encodes:
- the pncB gene encoding nicotinate phosphoribosyltransferase, whose product is MKAAQRQLAEGILFTDEYQLTMAQLYYRAGIHEKPAQFEHFFRSYPDYGAHQAGFCINAGLQWLLDWMEEARFRDEDIACLRSQRGRTGKPLFAEDFLRWLAGRRPMDYLTIRAIPEGRVVHPNVPLTVVEGPLAMAQLLETPLLNFLNFQTLIATKAARVRESCGVQVVMEFGLRRGPERGSNAGARAALIGGADFTSNVGISHVLGYPPKGTHAHSMVQAFIALGASELDAFRAFAEVYPDDCILLVDTINTLESGVPNAIRVFEELRRKGHEPVGIRLDSGDLAYLSIQAAKMLDEAGFPNTSIVLSSNLDELVIWQIITQIRDEAPRYGVDPERLIRRLTYGVGTRLITSHGH